Genomic DNA from Brassica rapa cultivar Chiifu-401-42 chromosome A04, CAAS_Brap_v3.01, whole genome shotgun sequence:
GCTTGTATCTAACATCCATCCTCTTGTAACCCACAAATTCATCCACAACCTCCATCCTTTCAACGCTTTGGTCTCTCGGCTGAGTAGATTGGTCAGACTGAGATGATTGGTCACTTGGATCAACCCTGGGTCCATGTCGTGAACTGTACTCTTTGAACAAGCTCCTCAAGAGACACATCAAGGACTCATACATCTCCTTATAGTCAACTGTATCCAGCCCATACAACTCTTCGAAACACAGCTTTGCAAGCTCCAACTTATTGCTGGGGTCGAAAACAGTGGCGACAATTAACATCATGTTAATATTCTTCATGCCATTCCAATACTTCTCAAACTTCTTCAGCATCTCTGTGGCTTTAGACCTCATTTCTGAATCAGAGCTTGTGGAGAGACCTATCAGATTAGTCGCAATGGTTACAATCTCACCGTAGCACCTATGGGAATTGAGTGAAGTTGAGGCCGAGACCACCAATGTCGAGTTGTAGAAGATGACCAGAAATCGACACAGCTTCTCAATAGCATTCCAATCCCTTAGCTGAGGAGGTCCTACCCTTTTTTCTCCATTTTCCAACTCGCTAAAATGATCATTGTACAGCTTGTCTTCTACTTCCATCTTACTGAAAGCCACCTTGAACTTCAGAGCTGTTGACAACATTAGGTAGGTAGAATTCCACCTTGTCTTGACATCCAACGGTAGACTCCCCCTTGTGATCTTACCAGAGTCAACTTTCAACTCAAAAGAGCTCAACCTGTTAGCATGCGATCTAACATAGGAGACAGCATTGCGGATAGCAACGACATTGTGATCTATTTCAGCCATTACATCCTTAACTATCAGATTAATTATATGGGCACTACATCTCAGGTGTAAAAACTCCCCATCTAACACAAAAGCGTGATCTGAACCAAGGACAAAACTACTCTGAAACTTCCTCAAAGCTGAACTATTGGCAGTAGCATTATCGACAGTTATGCAGAAAACATTTATGATTCCCCATTCAGACAAGCACTCTAGTAAGACATTGGCAATAGTCTGACCTTTGTGATCCGTGATGTGTTTGAACCCTATGATCAGCTTCTTTAACTGCCACAAAGGGTCAATGTAGTGCACTGTGATGACCATATAGCTCGCACCTGTATACATTGTTCAATAAAAAAATCCATGATCAGCTTTCTATGTATAAACGAATTGAGAGATGTCAAAAGTATAAAGTTTACCAGTTGTTTGAGAGACCCAAATATCTGTTGTCAAAGACACTCTTTGATTGCTTCTCAAGAACCATTTCTTGAGTGCATCTTTCTTTTCCACATACATTTTGTTAATATCTTTTCTTGCAGTTTTTCTTGAATGAGGAGTGTACCCAAACTTTACCTACAAACATAGAAAAGAGAAGACATTAGTTACAATTAAACATGATACTTGAAGATTATCATAAGTTACAAGAACATTAGACATTACTAACCTTGTGACAAAATTGTTTCCATGCTACGCTTTCAACGAATGATAACGGCAATTGTCCTAAGACAACCATCTGATTTGTAGCTTCTCTCAACTGACCTTCAGTCAACTTTGCCTTCTTTAATCTCCCTTCATCATCAATGTTTGCTTGCTGATTTTTTTGTCCAGCCGACCAAGCAAGATGGCTCTTACATTTTTCAAGATGGCTCCTTAGATTGGACGTCCCTGAGGTTGTGAGACACGAAAATGTGTTCTGACAGTAGTTGCAAACACACTTGTTTCGGTCTTCTGTAGTCCTTGTGTAGTGCTGCCAAACGTCGAATCTTGGAGGGAGAATACGCTTCACTTTGCTTGTCGCTCCACTAGCTCTCTCTGACTCTTTCCTTGTCTCCGTACTATTGGGAGCTTGAATGTTTCCAGCATCGTCTTTGTCTCGGCCAAATGATGATGTTGAGTccatctgaaaaaaaaaaaattaacatcaaAACGTTAGACTTGCAAACCCCTGATCATAACCTATTCCATTTAAATCACAACGACATAACCTATTCGAttcaacttaaaaaaaaattaagaacacaAAGAAGAACTGAAGAAACAGAAAGAAAATAACCTCTGATTGGATTCTCGATTGCtcgtgtgaagaagaagaagatggagacgGTAAGACATTTATATAGGCCAGTTTGAGATTCTTAATGTCGATGATCAATAAccgaagagttttttttttggaactagGGTTCGTGAATTACGCCTCAGCTGTTCGCCTCACGCGTGAAAGAGAAGAGACCGATGAGTTCTGTATCGGTATAAATGAATGTATGTATATGtaatagaaatatataaatGGTCGGTATGTTTCGGTTACCTTGTCTTGATCTCGGTTTGAAACCGGACCGGACCATAGCCGAAATTTGTGGGCTTTAAAGTCCAATCGGTATTTTCTTTGGGTCCGCTACCGATCCAAAACCGATACTTCGGTGCGGGTTATACTATGGACTTCGGCTTCAGTATATTAAGCCCAGGCCTAGTCATAGATCTTAAATCTCAAAAAGGCCATTGTAGCTTGCTATTGTCTGCCTCATGTTACCATGAGTAATAAAAACTAACTGAATCGAAACAGTGAGAACATTTTGAGATTCCGCAAACTACAATGGTCTGAAAAATAAAAAGCCTCAAAGTAATCAAGAAAACACAATAAACTCATTACAATTATCAATCATATTCAGGAGGGTTAATCTGAATGAGATGAAACAGATGCTCAACGTGCCCATCTCATTAAAATTTAATCCATTAAGactatttttatcaaaaatcagCTTAAatttaacaacaaaaatattaatatttaatcagTTGCAATTAGGATTCGAGATAGCTTATTGAAACTCTTTGAATATTCCAGAGAATTGATTCAATTCAATTCCCTAAACAAAGCTAAGATTtccagaaaatttaaaacattaataattgaTAGTTCGCTAACATCAAACAGAGAGGGTcgaattatataataaaaaaacaaaagataagcGGAAAACCTAATTGTAGTAGAGCTCGAGACCCATGCCGTCGTGGAATACGGGCTCGACTTTTGCAACCTTTCTCAGGAGTGGTGCTGCTGGTGGGAGACCAGTGTCTCTGGTGACCAAGCtatatacatacacatacacagtTCACCTTCAGGCTAAGTATATGAGGACAATATTATATCTAATAAAACGTCAAACATACCGATATAAACACGTTTGACCAGCAATGGTCTCCTTGTCAAAATAAATGTGAGTTCCTGACGTGGCATTGAGAAACAAATGGCCTACATAAAAGCAGCTtatcaatatattaaaaaggtcCACTattctttatatacaaatatattttaattttcgataAATGATGATATGAGGAATTGCAATACCTCCAACCATTCTTGGCTTGATGTTTGTGGTAACAACCACCTTTAGATCAACACTCATGGAATCAAGCCGTCTGTGGAAGGCAATAGCCTTTTATGCGTATaaacatatttgaaacataTAAGGAAGAAGAGTAACTTATCCATCTTGATTGGGAGcataacatgatttttttccttttgaaaGACCACTCACAGTACTCTTCACAGCAGAAAGCTCTGCTTCAATGTCTGCCAGATGATTATATTAGTAATAGAACTGGATATAATGTAGAACCAAAGTAATACGGTTATCTGGGAGTTCAGTGTTTGTGTCCGAGATTAGAAAGGGGGAGATGATCTGCAAATCGTCGATCGAGCAATTAGGATTAGAGGGCGAATCTCATGTTCTCGGGCCGAAAAGAGCGACCAAACTCAGAGTCCAACATGCAAGTCACAATGAAAACCCAATACGATTCGTGCTTAAATGAAACACTGAGTTTCATTCTTATGCGACACATGTCGACGCGAGAGAGACCGACTTATCTAGCTGGCATCCAATGTGGCTTCATGAGAGTGAAGCAAACACTCTTTTATAGTAATAATAGATATTGGTAACGTATGTTATTGgatttgagtttttttgttttttagtgGTTTGATTAGTAACTTGTTTGTCAAGTAATCTTTGGATCTCTAACTAATTTTACTGCAATGAAGTGCTCCGTAATACAATATTTGTGAGACTTTTTTAAAGCATttgacaaatgtttttttttaaggtaTACTATTAAATAAGGTATATGTGAAGAGGCTTTTAAGGTACTTGAAAAGCAACACATAGAACATTGGGATAAGGAGAGTAATTATTCAAGCTCTCGAAACTCCATTGTTGATGTGGGAGAACATATCAGAAGATCGTCGTTGTCCGGGATCGAAGAGCACGAAGAACCCTAAATTTTGATAGGACGCGGATGAAGAAGATTCAGGTTTCTCGTTATCGGGATATCTTGCTTGAATAGTATCTTAAGcacacataaaaaaaaacatcacaTTAATGAAACGGTGAGTTAATGAAACGGTGAGTTTTAAATCTGGATAGATATCGCAACGTCAGGAAACGACTTATTGAGCTGGAATCCAACGTGGCTTTATTAGAGTAAAGCAAACACTATTTTATAATAGATGGATATGAAACTTTTTGGTAGTATAGTATTGACAGGGTGCGGGGAAACCATTAGATGGTATCGGAACGTCCATTAATATACACTACTAACAAAACTAGAAAGATAAAATTTACAGAAAAGCCCCCCAAGTGAGAGAGAGTCTCTTTGTTTTCCATCGGAGCAGTCTCTTCGTCCGCCCGAATCCACCCACATAAACCCTAAGAATCTCCAATCCCTCTTTCGATTTGAAAACATTACGCCCTGAAAAGCTTTCATCTTCCGAATCTGACATATCTCCGTCGCATAGCGTATTGCTCCGTCTTGTCACTTCCTCCTCCGATGgatcagcagcagcaacaatCCGCCATTCAAGTAAAGCTCTGAAAtgctactctctctctctttttctcaaTCAATCCATCTCTTTTTGAATGTTTTCGTTTCGGGGTTTCAGGGGGCGAAAGTGCTAATGGTCGGAGCTGGTGGGATTGGCTGCGAGTTGCTCAAGACTCTTGCTCTTTCTGGCTTCCATGACATTCATATCGTACGTTTATGATTTAGAATCTACCTTTGCACATTAGGAATGTTGCTTTATATGTCTCCCAATAAGATTAGTTGTGTTTTTTTAATCACATTACTTGCTTGTGTTGGAGATTGACATGGACACCATTGAAGTCAGTAACCTCAATAGGCAATTCTTATTCCGTCGCTCACATGTTGGGCAGTCCAAGGCTAAGgtcattttttctttcttgaacTAACTCTCCAAAGGGAGTTCATACGAGttattatatcttttttttttgccatatCACACCAGGTTGCCAGAGATGCAGTCTTGAGATTTAGGCCTCACATTAACATAAGGTCATACCATGCTAATGTCAAGAATCCGGAGTTCGATGTTGATTTTTTCAAGCAGTTTGATGTTGTTCTGAATGGATTGGACAACTTGGACGCAAGGCGTCATGTGAATCGCCTCTGTCTTGCAGCTGATGTTCCTCTTGTAGAAAGCGGAACAACAGGCTTCCTAGGACAGGTTACCTCTGCTTCTTATTTTTTCTAACTCATAGCATTTCTCTCTATCTAATACTTGTTTCTGTGTTTTTGAATCAGGTAACTGTGCACGTAAAGGGAAAGACAGAGTGCTATGAGTGCCAAACCAAACCCACTCCAAAGACATATCCTGTCTGTACAATAACCAGCACTCCAACTAAGGTATTGACACTGTATTGTCCATCTTATCCTAAGACGTAGTGCTTGAGTTTGATTTGCCAGTGGTATTTTGGATTTGATCCTACAGTTTGTGCACTGTATCGTCTGGGCGAAAGAGCTGCTCTTTGCGAAATTGTTTGGCGACAAGAATCAGGATAATGATCTTAACGTGCGTGCCAACAAGGCGGCTAGCGCATCCAAAGAAACAGAAGATGTATTCGAGCGTGCGGAAGATGAAGATATTGAACAGTACAGTAGAAAGATATATGATCATGTCTTTGGTTATAACATTGAAGCGGCTTTGTCCAATGAGGAGACATGGAAAAATCGTAGACGGCCAAGGCCTATATACAGTAAGGACGTCTTGCCTGAAAGTCTGACTCAGAAAAACGGAAGCACTCAGAATTGTTCTGCTGCTAGTGATGATGATTCGGCGACGGTCTCTGCCATGCCGTTGCTTGGCCTGAAGAATCCACAGGAATTGTGGGGTCTAACACAGAATTCTCTAGTGTTCATAGAAGCATTGAAGTTGTTCTTCGCTAAGAGAAAGAAGGTCGGTCTGTAAACTCTGCCCCGTCTATACATAAGCTTTCACTATACTGATTATATTCatggttttatatatatgctGCTACAGGAAATAGGACACCTTACTTTTGACAAAGATGACCAGTTAGCTGTAGAATTCGTCACTGCTGCTGCAAATATCCGTGCTGAGTCTTTTGGAATTCCTTTGCACAGTCTTTTTGAAGCCAAAGGTATTGCTGGGAACATTGTTCATGCCGTTGCTACGACTAACGCCATTGTTGCTGGTTTGATTGTTATCGAAGCAATCAAAGTGCTGAAAAAGGATGCGGACAAGTACAGGTTTGTTACTTTGATATCTTATTAGCTTCAGAATCCTTAGTATATTGTTTAAATCATCTTTATTCTCATTGGGTCTCTGTAGAATGACATATTGCTTGGAACACCCAAGCAGAAAGATGCTTCTTATGCCAGTGGAGCCATTTGAACCTAATCCTTCTTGTTATGTCTGTTCCAAGGTATAAACATTACTTTTGTCGTTCTTGTATTTTGTCTGGCATTACCAATCATCAGGTTTTtctgtattttatatttgacaGACCCCTTTAGTACTTGAGATCAATACTCAGAAATCGAAACTAAGGGATCTAGTTGATAAAATTGTCAAAGCCAAGCTTGGAATGAACCTACCATTAATTATGCACGGGGCATCACTTCTTTACGAAGTTGGTGATGATCTTGATGATATTATGGTTGCAAACTACAATGCTAATCTTGAGAAGGTTTGGTCTCGGTTGTTCTTCAATTTGCTCTTCAGGCACAGGCTGAGATTTCGCAGTTTCTTACATGTTAAGTGTTCTTTATTTCAGTCTTTATCAGAACTTCCTTCTCCCGTTATCAATGGAAGCATCCTCACTGTGGAAGATCTTCAACAAGAGCTATCTTGCAAGATTAATGTCAAGCACAGGTATTGATCCTGATTCAGTGTCATTTTGGTTTTCGGGGAATCTTAGCGTAGACAGATCCCTGAACTTCATATATTCATCAAATCAAAAATGTGCTGAAAGCTTTAGAATAGGTCATCCTATCATTCCATGTCAGACGATTTAGACATCCTCTGGTTATTATGTTCTGTCACAGGGAAGAATTTGACGAGGAAAAAGAACCGGAAGGAATGGTTCTCTCCGGATGGACACAATCTCCAGCTACCAACGGTGAGAGCGCGTCAACATCAAACAATGAGAGCGCTGTTGATGTCACCGAGAGTTCCTCTGGACCAGAGATTGCTTCTAAGAAGAGAAAACTCTCCGAGACACAGCCCGAGAATCACAAGAGAGAAACAGAGAACGTCGAgagtgaagatgatgatgatctcGTGGAGATTGAAAATCCCATGACTGTGagcaagaagaaaagagttGCTTAGACTTTTCCTTAAGGCATCTCCGAATCCTTGctcttttcttatatatctttCTAACATTCTGAGGTTTTGTCACGAGAATTACAAGTATGAACTAGGGATTCCTTCATGGGGAAGAAACTACTCGGattgttaaatattttgtttaggaCAGGATCCTCTGGAGGAGGAGCTCAGCAACTCGAGAGTCATATAGATTCTGTAACATTTTCACCTTTTCTGTTTTACTAACTGTAAAAGCTCCCTTTGTATCTTAATCCTCGTCACCATATATGATCTACTTCTTCATTTGGAAGAAGTATCAACTACTATTTCAATTCATATAATGATTTGTGGTCATACCCAGGTAAAATCTCAAGGCAGTAAGTAAGAGAGTGGGTTTACTTCACAGACACGTAAGATCAAAACTTGAAAAAGTCTTATTGTGAAACCTA
This window encodes:
- the LOC103864277 gene encoding SUMO-activating enzyme subunit 2; protein product: MDQQQQQSAIQGAKVLMVGAGGIGCELLKTLALSGFHDIHIIDMDTIEVSNLNRQFLFRRSHVGQSKAKVARDAVLRFRPHINIRSYHANVKNPEFDVDFFKQFDVVLNGLDNLDARRHVNRLCLAADVPLVESGTTGFLGQVTVHVKGKTECYECQTKPTPKTYPVCTITSTPTKFVHCIVWAKELLFAKLFGDKNQDNDLNVRANKAASASKETEDVFERAEDEDIEQYSRKIYDHVFGYNIEAALSNEETWKNRRRPRPIYSKDVLPESLTQKNGSTQNCSAASDDDSATVSAMPLLGLKNPQELWGLTQNSLVFIEALKLFFAKRKKEIGHLTFDKDDQLAVEFVTAAANIRAESFGIPLHSLFEAKGIAGNIVHAVATTNAIVAGLIVIEAIKVLKKDADKYRMTYCLEHPSRKMLLMPVEPFEPNPSCYVCSKTPLVLEINTQKSKLRDLVDKIVKAKLGMNLPLIMHGASLLYEVGDDLDDIMVANYNANLEKSLSELPSPVINGSILTVEDLQQELSCKINVKHREEFDEEKEPEGMVLSGWTQSPATNGESASTSNNESAVDVTESSSGPEIASKKRKLSETQPENHKRETENVESEDDDDLVEIENPMTVSKKKRVA